In one Cloacibacillus porcorum genomic region, the following are encoded:
- a CDS encoding DUF6538 domain-containing protein, whose protein sequence is MSLFKIRKHPVCLVRKYTTLYFRQIIPSDLRTYFGRASIKIS, encoded by the coding sequence ATGTCGCTTTTCAAGATACGCAAACACCCTGTATGCCTGGTAAGAAAATACACGACGTTATATTTTAGGCAGATAATCCCTAGCGACTTACGTACATATTTCGGCAGGGCTTCTATAAAAATATCGTAA
- a CDS encoding efflux RND transporter periplasmic adaptor subunit, whose protein sequence is MENKTVKRGKTFKLAAAIAVAAVVAAGGFYYWSTREDEIQYKTVPVRRSDIRSTIQATGTLNPVETVDVGTQISGTIKELYFDYNSRVKEGQLIALMDSATQAAEVSQAEATVASAQADVLNAQAALDVAAKDLSRTRELAKRDLIAKADVDTDTSTWLKAKANLAAAEAKVAQYRATLEKSRINLNYTRIYSPVDGVVVAKNVEEGQTVAASYQTPSIAEIARDLTQMQVEVNVDEADIGGVHEGQQAIFNVDTYPADSFEGKVTQVRLSPTTTDNVVTYTVIVKVQNPDGKLLPGMTANVSLILESREDVLVVPNSAFRFKPSNGQSAEMGMPGPGGGRKQNVAAVTKPAVYTLDKKKPVKVEVERGITDGQNTEILSGIEEGERVITGIIVPKEES, encoded by the coding sequence ATGGAGAATAAGACAGTGAAGAGGGGCAAGACTTTTAAATTGGCCGCGGCGATCGCCGTGGCAGCGGTGGTGGCCGCCGGAGGCTTTTATTACTGGAGCACACGCGAGGATGAGATACAGTATAAGACCGTCCCCGTGAGGCGGTCGGATATCCGCTCGACGATACAGGCCACCGGCACGCTGAACCCGGTCGAAACGGTCGACGTCGGTACGCAGATATCCGGCACGATTAAGGAACTCTATTTTGATTACAACAGCCGCGTAAAAGAGGGGCAGCTGATTGCCCTTATGGACTCCGCCACGCAGGCGGCGGAGGTGTCGCAGGCGGAGGCGACGGTGGCTTCCGCGCAGGCGGATGTGCTGAACGCCCAGGCCGCGCTTGACGTCGCGGCCAAAGACCTGTCGCGCACCCGTGAGCTCGCGAAGCGCGACCTGATCGCGAAGGCCGATGTGGATACTGACACCAGCACCTGGCTCAAGGCGAAGGCAAACCTCGCGGCGGCGGAGGCGAAGGTGGCGCAGTACCGCGCGACGCTGGAAAAATCGCGTATCAACCTCAACTATACGAGAATATATTCGCCGGTTGACGGCGTAGTCGTCGCAAAGAACGTTGAAGAGGGGCAGACGGTGGCCGCCAGCTACCAGACTCCCTCCATCGCGGAGATCGCGCGCGACCTGACCCAGATGCAGGTCGAGGTGAACGTGGATGAGGCTGACATCGGCGGCGTCCACGAGGGGCAGCAGGCGATATTCAACGTAGACACCTACCCGGCCGACAGCTTTGAGGGCAAGGTGACGCAGGTGCGCCTCTCGCCCACGACGACGGATAACGTTGTGACTTACACGGTCATCGTAAAGGTACAGAACCCGGACGGCAAGCTGCTGCCGGGTATGACGGCGAACGTCTCGCTCATACTTGAGAGCCGCGAAGACGTCCTCGTCGTCCCCAACAGCGCCTTCCGCTTTAAACCGTCAAACGGACAGTCCGCGGAGATGGGGATGCCAGGTCCCGGAGGCGGGCGTAAGCAGAATGTCGCCGCGGTGACGAAACCGGCCGTCTACACGCTCGATAAGAAAAAGCCTGTGAAGGTAGAGGTCGAAAGGGGCATCACCGACGGGCAGAACACCGAGATACTTTCCGGAATAGAGGAGGGCGAGCGCGTAATAACGGGCATCATCGTTCCCAAGGAGGAAAGTTAG
- the tnpB gene encoding IS66 family insertion sequence element accessory protein TnpB (TnpB, as the term is used for proteins encoded by IS66 family insertion elements, is considered an accessory protein, since TnpC, encoded by a neighboring gene, is a DDE family transposase.), with product MTKIYIVCGAADMRKSVDGLAAIVNLSLACDFSGESMFIFCNKSRNRVKIIEWDGDCFWLYRKSCASQKGFEYCDRDSSLLNVTMQN from the coding sequence ATAACAAAGATATATATTGTCTGCGGAGCTGCGGATATGCGTAAGAGTGTCGATGGTCTGGCCGCCATCGTAAATCTCAGCCTTGCCTGTGATTTCAGTGGAGAGTCTATGTTTATCTTCTGTAATAAGAGCCGTAACAGGGTGAAGATCATCGAGTGGGACGGCGACTGTTTCTGGCTGTATAGGAAGAGCTGCGCCTCACAGAAAGGATTTGAATACTGCGACAGAGACTCTTCGCTCTTGAACGTGACTATGCAAAACTGA
- a CDS encoding Spy/CpxP family protein refolding chaperone has protein sequence MKGKIIGALLMVMAIAGTAAAYQPCGEAPRHRGYRDGRPELSQEERAQFETMRNLRGEIRAELGKEKPDKAKARKLFEKELDLREKFAAARFDDCLANHSKDDNCRWRSFGGRDKNFRGENNSAWRELREEMSKDYPNKAKARELYQEAAKTRREYAKARFEEVLKDPSKFMQRLSPRHGHGYHDGHRYYCGSHRDCPDCHRQGTCPQHDCVIN, from the coding sequence ATGAAAGGTAAGATCATTGGTGCATTATTGATGGTTATGGCGATTGCGGGTACGGCGGCGGCCTACCAGCCGTGCGGAGAGGCTCCAAGGCATAGGGGATACCGCGACGGAAGGCCGGAGCTTTCGCAGGAGGAGCGCGCGCAGTTTGAGACAATGAGGAATCTGCGCGGCGAGATCAGAGCCGAGCTCGGCAAGGAGAAGCCGGACAAGGCGAAGGCCAGAAAGCTCTTTGAAAAAGAGCTTGATCTTAGAGAGAAATTCGCCGCGGCGCGTTTCGACGACTGTCTCGCCAACCACAGCAAGGACGATAATTGCCGCTGGCGCAGTTTCGGCGGCAGGGACAAAAACTTCCGCGGGGAAAACAACAGCGCGTGGCGTGAGCTTCGCGAGGAGATGAGCAAAGATTACCCCAATAAGGCGAAGGCGCGCGAGCTCTATCAGGAGGCGGCAAAGACGCGCCGCGAATACGCGAAGGCGCGCTTTGAAGAGGTGCTCAAGGACCCCTCTAAATTTATGCAGCGGCTGAGCCCCAGACACGGACACGGATATCACGACGGACACCGCTACTACTGCGGTTCGCACAGAGACTGCCCCGACTGCCACAGACAGGGCACCTGCCCGCAGCACGACTGCGTCATCAACTAA
- a CDS encoding ABC transporter permease encodes MIAISEVFSASLTALRRNKTRSMLTALGIIIGVAAVIAAFAVGAGANKSIDEQISSFGSNFIMVFPDRPGRSTTGVTRYLTYDDAQAIEKEVSGVDAVAPMINLSATLVYENTNWSSSVVGSTKEYSYVQEWNIESGRDINASDVRQGAKVAVIGKTVVDKLFGGENPVGKAIRINKIPFTVVGVFEAKGLSAMGSDQDDFILVPLTSAQRRLVRWKTAGRIGNIYIKGVSMEALSYIQNETEALLRERHKIKPGDADDFAVRNVSQMLEARRKTTTIMSMLLGSIAFISLVVGGIGIMNIMLVSVTERTREIGIRMAVGATERDIRMQFLIEAVVLSMIGGTIGIMLGVAAGYALSSFTSAPPVFTLMSIVLAFVFSAMVGVGFGYYPAYKASLLNPIDALKYE; translated from the coding sequence ATGATCGCCATATCCGAGGTATTTTCGGCCTCTCTCACGGCGCTGCGCCGCAACAAGACCCGCTCCATGCTGACGGCGCTCGGGATAATCATCGGCGTCGCCGCCGTCATCGCGGCCTTCGCCGTCGGCGCGGGAGCCAATAAAAGTATCGACGAGCAGATATCCTCCTTCGGAAGCAACTTTATCATGGTCTTTCCCGACCGGCCCGGCCGTTCTACGACGGGAGTCACACGCTACCTGACCTACGACGACGCCCAGGCGATCGAAAAAGAGGTCTCCGGCGTGGACGCCGTAGCGCCGATGATAAATCTCTCCGCGACGCTCGTCTATGAAAATACAAACTGGAGCTCAAGCGTTGTCGGCAGCACGAAAGAATACTCCTACGTGCAGGAGTGGAACATAGAATCCGGCCGTGACATCAACGCGAGCGACGTGCGCCAGGGCGCGAAGGTCGCCGTCATCGGCAAAACGGTCGTGGACAAGCTCTTTGGCGGGGAAAACCCAGTCGGCAAGGCAATCAGAATAAATAAGATACCCTTTACGGTGGTCGGCGTTTTCGAGGCTAAGGGGCTCTCCGCTATGGGAAGCGATCAGGACGATTTCATTCTTGTACCGCTGACGTCGGCGCAGAGAAGGCTTGTGCGCTGGAAGACCGCGGGACGCATCGGCAACATATACATAAAGGGCGTCTCGATGGAGGCCCTCTCCTACATACAGAACGAGACAGAGGCCCTTCTGCGCGAACGGCACAAAATAAAGCCCGGAGACGCCGACGACTTTGCGGTGCGCAACGTCTCGCAGATGCTCGAAGCGCGCCGCAAGACTACGACGATAATGTCGATGCTGCTCGGCTCGATCGCCTTCATCTCGCTCGTCGTCGGCGGCATCGGGATAATGAACATCATGCTCGTCTCTGTGACCGAGCGTACGCGTGAGATAGGTATCAGGATGGCGGTCGGGGCGACGGAGAGGGACATCAGAATGCAGTTCCTCATCGAAGCCGTCGTTCTTTCGATGATCGGCGGCACGATCGGGATAATGCTCGGTGTGGCCGCGGGGTATGCCCTGTCCTCCTTTACCTCAGCGCCGCCGGTCTTTACGCTGATGTCGATCGTGCTCGCCTTCGTCTTCTCGGCGATGGTCGGCGTGGGCTTCGGCTACTACCCGGCCTACAAGGCTTCCCTGCTGAATCCCATCGACGCGCTCAAATACGAATAA
- a CDS encoding response regulator transcription factor — MKILIIEDELAIAEVEKAYIEREGYEAEIAQDGLDGLAKFRADSFDLVLLDLMLPGMAGTDVCREIRRSSNAPILMVTAKSGEDDIVAGLDAGADDYIVKPFSPKILMARIRANLRKNGAAEGVAGSDVIAVGDSLVIDPQNFTVKKNGEEISLTRNEFMILSKMAARPEKTWSRDDLITYALGYEYDGFERSIDSYIKNIRKKLCDSEHENGYIRTVHGFGYKISE, encoded by the coding sequence ATGAAGATACTTATCATTGAGGATGAATTGGCGATAGCGGAGGTTGAAAAGGCCTATATAGAACGCGAGGGCTACGAAGCGGAGATCGCTCAGGACGGCCTGGACGGGCTCGCCAAGTTCCGCGCCGACTCTTTTGACCTCGTTCTGCTGGATCTGATGCTCCCCGGTATGGCCGGCACCGATGTATGCCGTGAGATACGCCGCAGCTCCAACGCCCCGATCCTCATGGTGACGGCGAAGAGCGGCGAGGATGATATCGTCGCCGGGCTCGACGCGGGGGCGGACGATTATATTGTAAAACCATTTTCACCAAAGATATTGATGGCGCGCATTCGGGCGAACCTGCGCAAGAATGGCGCGGCCGAGGGCGTCGCCGGCTCGGATGTCATTGCGGTGGGCGATTCTCTTGTGATCGACCCGCAGAATTTTACCGTCAAGAAGAACGGCGAAGAGATATCCCTCACACGCAACGAATTTATGATTCTTTCAAAGATGGCTGCGCGTCCCGAAAAGACGTGGAGCCGCGACGACCTTATCACCTATGCGCTCGGCTATGAATACGACGGCTTTGAGCGCTCTATTGACAGCTATATCAAGAATATCCGCAAGAAACTCTGTGACTCAGAGCATGAGAACGGCTACATACGCACCGTTCACGGCTTTGGATACAAGATATCGGAGTAG
- a CDS encoding (2Fe-2S)-binding protein yields the protein MVNKVNVVCRCEEVEIEEIREWIARGYDTFDELKRELRVGMGPCQGRGCRDIIMREIARATGKSVAEVDPGTIRPPVKPIKIGLLAKDYVEEGEKR from the coding sequence ATGGTAAATAAAGTTAACGTAGTCTGCCGCTGCGAAGAGGTAGAAATAGAAGAAATCAGGGAATGGATAGCCAGAGGTTATGACACCTTTGATGAGCTCAAGAGAGAGCTTCGTGTCGGAATGGGGCCGTGTCAGGGACGCGGATGCCGCGACATTATCATGCGCGAGATAGCCCGGGCTACAGGCAAATCCGTGGCCGAGGTCGATCCGGGGACGATCCGGCCGCCTGTGAAGCCGATAAAGATAGGGCTTCTGGCGAAGGACTATGTGGAAGAAGGCGAAAAGAGGTAA
- a CDS encoding NAD(P)/FAD-dependent oxidoreductase yields the protein MDFPKTAEVVIIGGGAVGASTAYYLSKSGVKDVVVLEKNTVGSGSTGRCGAGMRAQWGNELNCRMALSAIEIFEHLDDELGLPTGLNQSGYVFVAYNEKEWEQFHKNVELQHKAGVMTELFSDKKRLQEICPGAAVDDAIGFTFHARDGHADPFLTTNAFQEAARRNGARFFKHTEVTGINVDGGRVNGVVTNRGTINTRTVINCAGSWAQEISAMAGIKIPNWAERHQVLVTEPVEPGVCPTMLMSMSGNYYVQQRPNGSIIAGRDSSKEKKLGYELNVNVIADTAQMVLKLLPRTKDIRVVRLWSGYYDMTPDCAPIIGETDEVKGFFHLTGFSGRGFMLSPVAGQIMTSLINGETPFMDPSKFSYHRFETGELFKDPLA from the coding sequence ATGGATTTTCCAAAAACAGCTGAGGTAGTCATTATAGGAGGAGGCGCGGTAGGGGCCTCGACGGCCTACTATCTTTCTAAATCCGGTGTAAAAGATGTCGTCGTTCTTGAAAAGAATACAGTCGGATCAGGTTCTACCGGGCGCTGTGGAGCTGGAATGCGCGCCCAGTGGGGCAACGAGCTTAACTGCCGTATGGCGCTTAGCGCGATTGAAATCTTCGAGCATCTTGATGATGAACTAGGCCTCCCTACCGGACTCAACCAGTCAGGCTACGTGTTTGTCGCATATAATGAAAAAGAATGGGAACAGTTCCACAAAAATGTCGAGCTTCAGCACAAAGCTGGTGTAATGACGGAGCTCTTCTCTGATAAAAAAAGATTACAGGAAATATGTCCCGGCGCCGCGGTAGACGATGCGATAGGATTTACTTTCCATGCCAGGGACGGACATGCCGATCCCTTCCTGACGACTAACGCATTTCAAGAGGCCGCAAGGCGCAACGGCGCGAGATTTTTCAAACACACAGAAGTGACGGGCATCAATGTCGATGGCGGCCGGGTCAATGGAGTTGTGACGAACCGCGGAACTATAAATACCCGTACGGTTATCAACTGCGCCGGTTCATGGGCACAGGAGATATCAGCAATGGCCGGAATCAAAATTCCGAATTGGGCCGAGCGGCATCAGGTCCTTGTAACCGAGCCTGTTGAGCCGGGAGTCTGTCCCACAATGCTCATGAGCATGAGCGGAAACTACTATGTGCAGCAGCGGCCGAACGGCTCCATTATCGCCGGAAGAGACTCTTCAAAAGAGAAAAAGCTAGGATATGAGCTAAACGTCAATGTTATCGCGGATACAGCTCAAATGGTCCTGAAGCTTCTTCCAAGAACCAAAGACATCCGTGTGGTACGTCTGTGGTCCGGATATTATGACATGACTCCGGACTGTGCTCCGATTATCGGAGAGACAGACGAAGTAAAGGGTTTCTTCCACTTGACCGGATTCTCGGGGCGCGGCTTCATGCTTTCACCCGTAGCCGGACAGATTATGACGTCGCTCATTAACGGAGAAACACCCTTCATGGATCCGTCAAAATTCAGCTATCACCGCTTTGAGACGGGAGAACTGTTCAAAGACCCGCTTGCATAG
- a CDS encoding 4Fe-4S dicluster domain-containing protein gives MACGCIDDKEKLYNSGVLVEHCEGAVLPPAEEWKKKRGGYVIVECPQRIPCNPCATVCPSGAIVPHADINDTPEIDYAKCTGCGICVARCPGLACFVADLTYSDESAVLKLPYELLPLPGKGEVVKCLSRTGDVVADGEVISVSEPLKDCTHVVSIVIPKNLVDDIRSIKVVR, from the coding sequence ATGGCTTGCGGTTGCATAGACGACAAGGAAAAGCTTTATAACAGCGGTGTGTTGGTGGAACACTGTGAAGGTGCTGTATTACCTCCTGCGGAGGAGTGGAAGAAAAAACGGGGCGGCTATGTCATTGTTGAATGTCCGCAGAGAATTCCGTGTAACCCATGCGCTACGGTCTGTCCTTCCGGAGCAATAGTTCCACACGCAGACATTAACGATACTCCTGAGATTGATTACGCAAAGTGCACCGGGTGCGGCATCTGCGTGGCGCGCTGTCCCGGGCTGGCCTGCTTTGTCGCCGACCTTACATATTCTGATGAGAGCGCCGTTCTCAAACTGCCATATGAGCTGCTTCCTCTTCCCGGCAAAGGAGAAGTTGTAAAATGTCTCAGCCGGACTGGAGATGTTGTCGCTGACGGAGAGGTTATTTCAGTATCAGAGCCTCTAAAGGACTGCACGCATGTCGTAAGCATCGTGATACCGAAGAATCTTGTTGATGACATCAGATCGATTAAGGTGGTGCGGTGA
- a CDS encoding TolC family protein, translated as MKIAALRWPLACAALMFCAAASWGAPLTIEECLASAMKNNPDLLAAEEKITAQRATIGQAASAGRPQLSAGSSYSRGGDGLSGDNNSGSYSGNVRVEQSISDWGRREAKVEGAQLSTEAAAADYRSTRESVIQDVYNAYYGLNRAMRENIVAKTRYDNFEKRLKWAQSYYEVGTKPKIEVTKAEADLAASKLAVVKSQASMEQFKAELANAIGQPMLEISEVEDILGYEEWNIPLDEAVKRAMEQRPELIAKQRRVEYAATNLTVQMKGLSPSLSASAGYDIYGSAPFDSNEWSAKLSLSVPISDGGLTKSRVEQASAELRTAQAEIKSFSNSVTLEVRKAWEALREAKESLVSSLEAERSAKATLDLAEGRYAAGVGDNLEISDAVDSYATASANRVLALYNCKTAQLDLEKAMGGLKYGE; from the coding sequence ATGAAAATAGCCGCATTACGATGGCCTCTGGCCTGCGCGGCGCTGATGTTCTGCGCCGCGGCCTCCTGGGGGGCGCCGCTGACGATTGAGGAGTGCCTTGCCTCCGCGATGAAAAACAATCCGGACCTCCTGGCCGCGGAGGAAAAAATCACGGCGCAGCGCGCCACTATCGGTCAGGCGGCCTCTGCAGGGCGTCCGCAGCTTTCGGCGGGAAGCTCATATTCGCGCGGGGGAGACGGACTGTCGGGAGACAACAACAGCGGCTCTTATTCCGGCAATGTGAGGGTCGAACAGTCAATCAGCGACTGGGGACGCCGCGAGGCGAAGGTGGAGGGCGCGCAGCTCTCTACGGAGGCGGCGGCGGCGGACTACCGGAGCACGCGCGAGAGTGTGATCCAGGACGTCTACAACGCCTACTACGGACTGAACCGCGCGATGCGCGAAAATATAGTCGCCAAGACCCGCTATGATAACTTTGAAAAACGCCTTAAATGGGCGCAGTCTTATTATGAAGTCGGAACCAAGCCCAAGATCGAGGTGACGAAGGCGGAGGCCGATCTCGCTGCATCAAAGCTGGCGGTCGTCAAAAGCCAGGCTTCGATGGAGCAGTTCAAGGCGGAGCTCGCGAACGCGATAGGGCAGCCGATGCTGGAGATCAGCGAGGTGGAGGATATCCTCGGCTATGAGGAATGGAACATCCCGCTTGACGAAGCCGTGAAGAGGGCGATGGAGCAGCGTCCCGAGCTGATCGCGAAGCAGCGGCGTGTCGAATATGCCGCCACGAACCTTACAGTGCAGATGAAGGGGCTCTCCCCCTCGCTCTCTGCCTCCGCGGGGTACGATATATACGGGTCGGCGCCCTTTGACAGCAACGAATGGAGCGCCAAGCTCTCGCTTTCGGTGCCGATCTCCGACGGCGGCCTGACGAAGAGCAGGGTGGAGCAGGCGAGCGCCGAGCTCCGCACCGCGCAGGCCGAGATAAAGAGCTTCTCCAACAGTGTTACGCTGGAGGTGCGCAAGGCCTGGGAGGCGCTGCGCGAGGCGAAAGAATCGCTTGTCTCCTCTCTGGAGGCGGAGCGCAGCGCGAAGGCGACGCTGGACCTCGCCGAGGGGCGTTACGCCGCCGGCGTCGGTGATAACCTTGAAATTTCAGACGCGGTCGACAGCTACGCGACGGCGTCCGCCAACAGGGTGCTTGCCCTGTATAACTGCAAGACGGCACAGCTTGACCTTGAGAAGGCCATGGGAGGTCTGAAATATGGAGAATAA
- a CDS encoding ABC transporter ATP-binding protein: MALVELKDIKKSFLLGGEEVEILHGVNLSVEEGEFVAMMGPSGSGKSTTMNILGCLDRPTGGEYLLGGVRVAEMDSDELAHIRNRMIGFVFQGFNLLPKTTALENVELPLLYAGVPRSERHEKAKQALIDMGLQERLYHEPSQLSGGQQQRVAIARGIVNRAPILMADEPTGNLDSKTSDEIMALFRRLNDEGMTIILVTHEYDVALYAKRILHFRDGLIIKDEINENRRSVSPVQSAQGREVA, from the coding sequence ATGGCTCTTGTTGAACTCAAGGATATAAAAAAGAGCTTTTTGCTGGGTGGCGAGGAGGTCGAGATACTCCACGGCGTCAACCTCAGCGTCGAGGAGGGGGAGTTTGTCGCAATGATGGGCCCCTCCGGTTCCGGGAAGTCGACGACGATGAACATCCTCGGCTGTCTCGACCGTCCGACGGGCGGAGAATACCTCCTCGGCGGCGTGAGGGTCGCGGAGATGGACAGCGACGAGCTGGCCCACATCAGAAACAGAATGATCGGTTTCGTCTTCCAGGGCTTCAACCTGCTGCCAAAGACGACGGCGCTGGAAAATGTGGAGCTTCCTTTGCTCTATGCGGGGGTGCCGCGCTCGGAACGCCACGAAAAGGCTAAACAGGCGCTGATAGATATGGGGCTGCAGGAACGCCTCTATCACGAACCCTCCCAGCTCTCAGGCGGCCAGCAGCAGCGGGTGGCGATCGCGCGCGGCATCGTCAACCGCGCGCCGATACTGATGGCCGACGAGCCTACGGGAAACCTCGACTCCAAGACCAGCGACGAGATCATGGCCCTCTTCCGCCGTCTCAACGACGAGGGAATGACGATAATACTGGTCACGCATGAATATGACGTCGCCCTCTACGCGAAGCGCATCCTGCACTTCCGCGACGGGCTGATAATAAAGGACGAGATAAACGAAAATAGGCGCAGCGTTTCGCCGGTACAGAGCGCGCAGGGGAGGGAAGTCGCATGA
- a CDS encoding sensor histidine kinase → MNVKRSLRTKLIFQYMVIVIVCMLVIPTAISELLDRQFRGFATDRLRENEVEIAEFFAKMYIENGSWRGCRLFPRGSDFLRWPMVMVQLFDADGIEVRSYSRMMKREGHHNKNPQPMVFNGDLVVSSREIVIDGVRVGEVRFTCLPFNNSPEGGFLRKFNRIMYYAVALMLVIAAMIAVFMAYRISRPVLNAAKRAQQISHGKYRMEDRMESDITELQALIDSVDRLGDSLEAQEELRKRLLSDIAHELRNPVTIIKSHLEAIEDGVWEPTPERIRLTVSEVDRLSQLICEVEKLTYIESAGHSLALENIDATSVIERAALVFDPLYKNKGVELKRDIEPNVMMVMDGAKIRQVIENLLSNALRYTDPGGTVSVSMHSDADEMRIDVADSGIGIAKEDLPYIFERFYRTDVSRARTSGGIGIGLAIVKAIVEAHDGTITVTSVHGEGSRFTVRIPRKNRE, encoded by the coding sequence ATGAATGTGAAGCGCTCTCTGCGGACGAAGCTGATTTTTCAATATATGGTGATCGTCATCGTCTGCATGCTCGTCATTCCGACGGCCATCTCCGAGCTGCTCGACCGGCAGTTCCGCGGTTTTGCGACCGACCGCCTGCGTGAGAACGAAGTGGAGATCGCGGAGTTTTTTGCCAAAATGTACATTGAAAATGGTTCGTGGCGCGGATGCCGCCTATTCCCGCGCGGCTCCGACTTTCTGCGCTGGCCGATGGTGATGGTGCAGCTTTTTGACGCGGACGGTATCGAGGTGCGCTCATACAGCCGCATGATGAAGCGCGAGGGACATCACAATAAAAACCCGCAGCCGATGGTATTCAACGGAGATTTGGTCGTCAGCAGCCGGGAGATCGTTATCGACGGCGTGCGGGTGGGCGAGGTGCGCTTCACCTGTCTGCCCTTCAATAACAGCCCCGAGGGCGGGTTCCTGCGCAAGTTTAACCGTATCATGTATTACGCGGTCGCCCTTATGCTCGTCATCGCCGCGATGATCGCGGTATTTATGGCCTACCGCATCAGCCGTCCAGTCCTGAACGCGGCAAAGCGCGCGCAGCAGATAAGCCACGGCAAGTACCGCATGGAGGACAGGATGGAGTCGGATATCACTGAGCTGCAGGCGCTGATCGACAGCGTCGACCGTCTCGGCGACAGCCTCGAGGCTCAGGAGGAGCTGCGTAAGCGGCTGTTAAGCGATATCGCTCATGAACTGCGTAATCCTGTGACTATAATTAAGTCGCACCTTGAGGCGATCGAGGATGGGGTGTGGGAGCCGACGCCGGAGCGTATCCGGCTCACGGTGAGCGAAGTGGACCGTCTTTCGCAGCTTATATGCGAGGTGGAGAAGCTGACCTACATTGAGAGCGCTGGACATTCTCTGGCTCTTGAAAATATAGACGCTACATCGGTGATCGAAAGGGCGGCTCTGGTATTTGATCCGCTCTATAAGAACAAGGGAGTTGAACTTAAGCGTGATATCGAACCGAACGTGATGATGGTCATGGACGGCGCGAAGATCCGTCAGGTGATTGAGAACCTTCTCTCGAACGCGCTGCGCTATACTGACCCCGGAGGCACGGTCTCGGTGTCGATGCACAGCGACGCGGATGAGATGAGGATTGATGTGGCCGACAGCGGTATCGGTATCGCCAAGGAGGATCTTCCATATATATTTGAACGCTTCTACCGGACGGATGTCTCTCGGGCAAGGACGAGCGGCGGGATCGGCATCGGCCTCGCCATCGTGAAGGCGATTGTCGAAGCGCATGACGGGACGATAACCGTCACGAGCGTACACGGCGAAGGCAGCCGTTTCACCGTCAGGATACCAAGGAAAAACAGGGAATAA